A region of the Serinicoccus profundi genome:
CGGTGCCCTTCCGGGCCAGCGAGACGCGCTCGTCGAGATCCTCACCCGTCGATCGTCAGAGCTGGATCAGGCTGGCTGCCTGCTCTACGAGGTCGGGGTGAGCGAGGACAGCCCCGACACCGTCTTCGTGGCCGAGCTGTGGACCTCCGCAGAAGCCCACCAGGCCTCGTTGAGTCTGGAGAACGTGCAAGCGGCGATCCAGGAGGCGCGGCCGTTGCTGTCGGGCGAGATGGGTGGATTCCGCTTCGACGTCGTCGGGTCCCCGCTGCGGGCGTGAGGCGGCCGTGAAGGGGGCTGAGCGATGGACCGACGGCGTGTACGCCGTGGAGGGTGGTGTCGTGGACGCCGCCGGTGGGTGGGACGAGCCGGGCGCCGAGGGTGAGTGGCAACCCGTCTGCGAGGGCAGTGATCTGACCGCCAACATCGTCGTCAACAGCTGGCCCTGACTCGACCAGTGGCCCATTGCTGAAGCACGTGCCCGAAGTCTGCCGCTATTGCTATCCCTGGTTCGACCGCTCGCCCTGGCTGCCGGGAGGGTATGGATCGTCCTTGGTGCGCTCCGACTCTTCGCGTAATCGAGAGATCAGATCGGCATCAACGTTCTCGGCCATCGTGGGCTCCCTCCGGTAGATCCGTCACTGATTCCACCATCCGGCGGCGCAGGCCTGCACCCACTCTTCCTCACTCGGCACCAGCAGGCCCGGGTAATGGCCGTCGCGGTGGTGGTCGAATCCCACCATCGTGCTGATGAATTGGTCCTCCAATCCGACGAACTCCACGATGCAGTGGTTGACGCCAGGCCCGTAGAACAGCTGGATCACGCCGGGGTGGCGATGCAGCAGGATGTGGCCGGCCCGAACCAGATCCGGGTCTTCAATCCCGGAGTCGTCGTCCTTGCCCGCGTAGAGGACCTTCAGGCCGACCCTGGCCTCGTCGGCGTGCAGATAGCGCGTGAGGGAGGTGTCCCTCCGAGAAGGCGGTCCGCCCGGTGCTGTGTGCCCGAGTGATCGGCGCTCCCTCTGTAGCCCGTCCAGCAGCCGGTCGCACGTCTCCTCGACTCCACGCTCCTGCTGCACCAGTGCGCCGACCTCCGCCGCCCGCTCGTGCCGCTGGGTGGCGTCCAGCACTGCCAGCCGAAGAGCTTCCACCGATGTGGCGCCGACCGGCACAGGCGCTGCGGCGACGCCGATCTCGTGCGCCCGTCGCGCGAAGAACGGCTGGTCCAGGGCGAACGGCACCACCACCTGCGGCACCCCCGACCGCAGCGCCTGCGCCGTGGTGCCCGCGCCCCCGTGGTGCACGATCGCCGCGGT
Encoded here:
- a CDS encoding putative quinol monooxygenase, coding for MTFANVGTLGALPGQRDALVEILTRRSSELDQAGCLLYEVGVSEDSPDTVFVAELWTSAEAHQASLSLENVQAAIQEARPLLSGEMGGFRFDVVGSPLRA